AGCTGGATTCTGGGGCTTCCGCAAGCAGTCGAACACTCCCCTGGCTCTTCCGGGAGCGGTGGCAGGAGTCGCAGTGGCGTTCGCGTTCGCGGTGGCGGTCGGCGCTGTGTTGGTTGCCGGGTCGCTAGCCGCTAGTACTCCGGCGATCGTTGACGCGCGACAGTCGGCACAGATGGGGGCCGCGCAGTCGATAGGTCTGATGATCCTGCAGGTCGCGTACCTGCCGAATGCTGTCCTCTGGGGGGCCGCCTACGCAGCGGGTCCGGGGATCGCAGTCGGTGGCAGCAACGTTCTATCGCCCTATGTCGGCGTCACCGCCAGCGCGCCGAACCTACCGTTGCTTGAGTCGCTTCCACCGACCTCTCCGGCATGGACCGCACTCCTGCCGATACTCATAGCTGTCGGCGGAGCGCTCGCGGGAATGACCGCGCACCGCCGATGTGGCTGCGCCAGCCTGACCCACCGCCTAGGGCGGGCCGCGATCCTTGGCGGCGGGACGGCAGCGGTCTGGTTCGCCGCGGGATCGTTGGCCGGGGGAACCCTGGGCGGCGGGCGCCTGGAATGGATCGGACCGGCCCCAGGTACTGCCCTAGCGTCCGGGGCGCTAGTTGGCCTCGGTGCGGTTGTTTGGGCACTACTGCCGACTTTGGTATCGGATGCGCGGCCCATGGCACAGGACGTCGGCACACGGATCGGCGCTGGATTGACGAAGAGGCAGGCGCGACGCAGGCCGGAGCCGACGTCAGCTGAGCCGCCCGCTCGTACCCGGGCCGGGCTGCCCGTGCGGACCCCATAGCATTGGCTCGTGGATCGAGTTCCGGTCGTAGCACTCGCGTCAGGTTCCGGAACAGTTCTCCAGTCGCTCATCGATGCCTGCCGGGACTCGTCGTTCCCTGCCATGATCGCGGCAGTCGTCGCCGACCGGTCGGGCACAGGAGCCGTCACTCGCGCGATTGGGGCGAGAATACCGGTTGCGCAGGTTTCGCCAGGGGACTTCCCGGACCGCTTGGCGTGGGATGAGGCGCTGACAGAAGTCGTGTCCGCGTTCGCGCCAACGTGGATCGTCAGCGTCGGCTTCATGCGCATCCTCGGCCCGGCGTTCCTGACCAGGTTCCCTAGCCGGATCGTCAACACCCACCCGGCGCTACTGCCGTCGTTCCCGGGCGCTCACGCGGTCCGA
This genomic window from Candidatus Nanopelagicales bacterium contains:
- the purN gene encoding phosphoribosylglycinamide formyltransferase; translation: MDRVPVVALASGSGTVLQSLIDACRDSSFPAMIAAVVADRSGTGAVTRAIGARIPVAQVSPGDFPDRLAWDEALTEVVSAFAPTWIVSVGFMRILGPAFLTRFPSRIVNTHPALLPSFPGAHAVRDALTYGVQVSGCTVHLVDSGIDTGPVLGQRAIDLEPGDDEAALHERIKAVERVLLVDIVARLARFGCTVDGRKVTIP
- a CDS encoding DUF6350 family protein, with the translated sequence MTRAGPDVPRLLVPVLAAAWAAVVGVLATALLLLAGGAAAGDLVGPAGLAWLASHHSRILTPDGGITLLPLGMMVIPLLAVRRATRWLICRSTGSRTRLCAPALGLYVAAAVMVAAVVDVSGFRASAVSALVMSTAVAAVAGFWGFRKQSNTPLALPGAVAGVAVAFAFAVAVGAVLVAGSLAASTPAIVDARQSAQMGAAQSIGLMILQVAYLPNAVLWGAAYAAGPGIAVGGSNVLSPYVGVTASAPNLPLLESLPPTSPAWTALLPILIAVGGALAGMTAHRRCGCASLTHRLGRAAILGGGTAAVWFAAGSLAGGTLGGGRLEWIGPAPGTALASGALVGLGAVVWALLPTLVSDARPMAQDVGTRIGAGLTKRQARRRPEPTSAEPPARTRAGLPVRTP